A segment of the Trifolium pratense cultivar HEN17-A07 linkage group LG7, ARS_RC_1.1, whole genome shotgun sequence genome:
AGAGTTGTGCTTTCTCAAAGTGATTGGGAATGTACTTCATGGAGTTAGTCCGAACCACAGAAATATTTTGGTATTGACCTGGATTTGCTACCCTTAAAGATAAAATCCGTTCCTTGACATACTCGGACACTTTATCTCTAAGTTCCATTCCAATCATCAGTGTTTCTGGGAACAGAGTGGAAAGACTAATGAGCAGCCCTCCAAAACCACAGCCAATATCAGCAAACTTGATCTTTTTGGAACTATCAGCTTGATCAGATGAGGGAAAGAAATGAGGATAATGGAGGGAATAGTCAACATGACTGGGCGACAACGGCACTGGGAAGTGAGAGTCACTGAGTGGGTTGCTGTGTGCTCGTGCACGATAGAAGCGCTTTCGAGGCAATCCAGTTGACTTGCTGAAAGTTGAATTTATCCCAGTCTCAGGCATATCTGTTGATTCAAACTGCAGCATAGTTAAAGCAAGAATTGTCAGAATAAACAGGACACACTGATGGTTGATAAAGAAACATATTTTCTATTACAAAAGTACAAATAACTAGGTTCCATCACATGTcattaattttacattttgcAGACCAACAATCAAATGATAAATATCAAGTAGATTAAAGATTGAAATTACGAACCGAGTTTCATCTAACCTAGTGAACATAGAAATTCGTACAAGGACGTATATATACTATAGCAAATCACATAAGGAATTATGGCGAGCACATGGTGTGCATGTCAACATTATATAGTAATTgattaacaaaacaaaacaaaacaaaccttAAATTCAGCCTATATCGAAATCAAATGAGAAGATACAAAAATCGTAACGAAATGATTAGAGAGAATAAAAATAGATCGAAACCACTAAAAGTTACCTAATTGAACTGAAAGAGGAGGTTGCGTTGCAGTTGTAGCGGCCACGATACAAAGAAACGGacgggagggagggagggagggaaaGCAAGCAAGACGAATACAACAATGGGTTTGGGCTCATATAATCTTGGGCCTCCATTCCAACTCGGCCCATGGAGATGTGGTTTTCAAagagggatttttttttttgccaactTACCAGTGTTACCACCTTCTCGGGTGCTCTACTAGTTTCCTCTTTTACCCTTCCACTACATATTAAAAAGAGGGATtgtttacttctttttttatcaaaaaataaaaagtttggtcttttttataaaaaacaatttgttctGTATGATTGGATCAATATATCTCATCATTGAATCAAATGAAATATAATGTGACATATTAATTCAATGGTGAAACTCATTAATTTAAAAGTAGAAACAAACATGTACATATGGTAAAAAATTTGTCGCACTTCATACATATTAGACAAAGTCTATACAATATGAATTTCAAATTGGTCCTTATATataattcttttaaattttgtgtatTGGTccctatttttatattttgaaaattcataaATACTCAAAATAGAATAAGCATATagatatcaaccaaaaaaaaaaaaaattccaccacttattattaatattaactaGTTGCACTCAAGAGGAATGCAGAAAAGGCAAAACTATTTTGTGCAAATCATGATAGAACTTAGCTAGCTGTAAAAATAATGTCTTTTGATTTGCATATGTTCCATTTCTTGCACATTATAATCAAATATGTTAGGTTAGAAAAAACAAACCTTTTCCCACCTATACTTCTGGGAAGACTTTGTAATCATAGAGTCTGCGAGAcacattttgaaaaataaaggaaCAAAGGGTCAATGATGATGATGTATCTTTGCATACACAAAATTTTAGTATTTGGTTTTCAATATCTTTGTATTCCTAATGTTTCGGTACATCAAAAAATATCTCATTCACATTATTTGAGAATCGAGACTATTGATAGTTTATAAACAATACAAACTCCTCAACACCGAATACATATTCCAAAGGGCAAAATCACAAAAGTTTACATTCAAAGCAGATAATATCTCGAAAATATAGTGCTATGAAATTTAGGTTGGAATAATGGCATTCAGGACTGACCCAACACTAAATGTGGCTTAAAACGAATTCTAAAATGAAGTAAAAAATAGTTGCTTGAATTTTTTAAGAGTTGTTTGGTTGTtgtctcatttttataatttgttttttgagatgtctttttgtttttttccgaAGTTTTTTTCTACCATAAACTAATGAACTTATGAATTATAAGATGGTCTTTTTTCcttagtaaattttttctttttcggggGTCTAAAGCCCTTCCTTGAGTTGTCTTGTCCTTGGGTCGGCCCTAATGGCATTCTAGGTAGGGTCTCTATGCCACGCTCGAGGGGCTGAGAGACCCTTTAGATCATTAGCCTCGACTATAGAGGCTACTGTTTTGATACACAACACCGGATGTGGATTTCCTCCCGTGAATTTACCTCATGTGTAAATCTGGACCTCTAACACAATACCCACATCACCAAAtagctcaattatttattttttcctaaaTTTGCAGCTTGAATGTGAAGATTGGTTGATATTTTCAGAACAGGTAAACATGATGGAGACTGTTATATATGAAATAGTATAGATAATTTGAAGTGAATGTTAAGT
Coding sequences within it:
- the LOC123897772 gene encoding tRNA (guanine-N(7)-)-methyltransferase; amino-acid sequence: MPETGINSTFSKSTGLPRKRFYRARAHSNPLSDSHFPVPLSPSHVDYSLHYPHFFPSSDQADSSKKIKFADIGCGFGGLLISLSTLFPETLMIGMELRDKVSEYVKERILSLRVANPGQYQNISVVRTNSMKYIPNHFEKAQLSKMFFLFPDPHFKEKNHRRRVISPFLLDEYAFVLEVGGIIYTITDVEELGDWMKTCLENHPLFEPLTEKELEADPAVKLLSSATEEGQKVARNDGQTFQAVYRRIAASDQIS